In a genomic window of Lepisosteus oculatus isolate fLepOcu1 chromosome 5, fLepOcu1.hap2, whole genome shotgun sequence:
- the trpm7 gene encoding transient receptor potential cation channel subfamily M member 7 isoform X3, with translation MSQKSWIENTFTKRECVYILPVSKDPHRCLPGCQICQQLVRCCCGRLVRQHAGFTASLAMKYSDVKLGENEMPELEEWSVEKHTEESPTDAYGIINFQGGSHSYRAKYARLSYDSKPEMVLRLLLKEWQMELPKIVISVHGGIQNFDLHPRIKQVIGKGLIKAAVTTGAWILTGGVNTGVAKHVGDALKEHSSRSSRKICTIGIAPWGVIENRNDLIGRDVIAPYQTLLNPLSKLNVLNNLHSHFILVDDGTVGKYGAEVKLRRELEKHINLQRIHARIGQGVPVVALIFEGGPNVVLTVLEYLQESPPVPVVVCEGTGRAADILAYVHKQTEDGGGLPDGIESDIISTIKKTFNFSQSEAVHLFQALMECMKSKELITVFHIGSEDSQDIDVAILKALLKGTNASAFDQLVLTLAWDRVDIAKNHVFVYGQQWLVGSLEQAMLDALVMDRVDFVKLLIENGVSMHKFLTIPRLEELYNTKQPPTNPTLFHLVRDVKQGNLPPDYKVTLIDVGLVIEYLMGGTYRCNYTRKRFRIVYNNLHGNNRRSGRHSTSSSGSQLRRNHEPFTIRADKKEKTRHNHFIKTAQPYKPKPESSTEQSKKKSKEEIVDIDDPETRRFPYPFNELLVWAVLMKRQKMSLFFWQHGEESMAKALVASKLCRSMAYEAKKSDVVDDTSEELKEYSNEFGTLAVDLLEQSFRQDETMAMKLLTYELKNWSNSTCLKLAVSSRLRPFVAHTCTQMLLSDMWMGRLNMRKNSWYKVILSILVPPAILLLEYKTKAEMSHIPQSQDAHQMTMEDSEHNLQNPSEDIQMDVFREVRINDNIEVKKETEVHVRPRRLPITRKFYAFYHAPIVKFWFNTLAYLGFLMLYTYVVLVKMPEWPSPQEWIVICYIFTSAIEKIREIFMSEAGKIGQKIKVWFTDYFNISDTLAIVTFFVGFGLRFGSGSVMIAGRIVYCLNIIFWYVRLLDILAVNQQAGPYVMMIGKMVANMFYIVVIMAVVLLSFGVPRKAILYPEEEPSWTLAKDVVFQPYWMMYGEVYAYEIDACANNSEVKHLCQAGVWITPFLQAVYLFVQYILMVNLLIAFFNNVYLQVKAISNLVWKYQRYHFIMAYHEKPVLPPPLIFFSHLVSLFSGICRKRKKGRGTYGPKLFLTEEDQKKLHDFEEQCVESYFHEKDDQFHSGSEERIRVTSDRVENMSIQLKEVGNRVNFIKRSLNSLDSQIGHLQDLSALTVDTLKALTAQRASEASKVHNEITRELSVSKNLGPNLMDISSQKSSVFVKRSIGAYFGSSFAQGPGTIADSLFGVGAQAERQPDTGGQGHGKDLIPSPDRKTANIPEAGASGSALLRSATPPPELRLRGHPVAERQLSHPDNAKRADSPNTSPKVSSPTAKFFVSTPSQPGGCSPQEPSAEGRQASPPESSGVEFGAFVGKYGGAKSIYPRVIVSSSSRAVSLACPTSTPACVESAGHVNLAFRDDEASEETDCDGRGRACKSKSERAEVVAGTGFRRSSPLPGCELAGAVQLFGNGGPKHRAEAAEDVQLRALGKHKQTDNADGPKGLLQRLRSLAKPRGHKDSPDLQKPTKDDTTKVSHMSPSKGTRDVSHPEGHMRAVNSYAGFTEFARNLSVLHPESSLSRSGRDHSRVSAEDICCHEDLKVPGLLDRVQGKSAQASSLIPGEEALNATSCLYSSRHAHLSARKDSVGSPFKPTLDISYQYSAVERNNLMRLSQSIPFTPVPPKGEPVTVYRLEESSPNTINNSMSSWSQRGLCAKIEFLSKEEMGGGLRRALKVMCTWSEYDILKPGHLYIVKSFLPEVVNTWQSIYKEDTVLHLCLREIQQQRAAQKLTFAFNQMKPKTIPYSPRFLEVFLLYCHSAGQWFAIEECITGEFRKFNNNNGDEIIPTNLLEETMLAFSHWTYEYSRGELLVLDLQGVGEILTDPSVIKSGEKGSYDMIFGPANLGDDAIRNFRAKHHCNSCCRKLKLPDLKRDDYTPDKVTLPQDDTPEISIQPGSSTKEQKHSIRLML, from the exons TATGCGCGACTCTCCTACGACTCCAAACCAGAAATGGTTCTGCGCCTCTTGCTGAAAGAATGGCAGATGGAGCTTCCGAAAATTGTCATCTCCGTGCACGGTGGCATCCAGAACTTTGACCTGCACCCCCGCATCAAGCAGGTCATTGGGAAGGGTCTCATTAAAGCAGCAGTAACGACTGGAGCCTGGATTTTAACTGGAGGAGTCAACACAG GTGTGGCGAAACATGTCGGGGATGCTCTCAAAGAGCACAGTTCCAGATCCTCGCGGAAGATTTGCACTATTGGAATAGCTCCCTGGGGAGTGATTGAAAACAGAAATGACCTCATCGGAAGAGAC GTGATCGCCCCGTACCAGACACTGCTAAACCCCCTGAGCAAGCTGAACGTCTTGAATAACCTCCATTCACATTTCATCCTGGTGGACGATGGGACGGTGGGAAAATACGGAGCAGAGGTGAAGCTGCGCCGGGAGCTGGAAAAACACATCAACCTCCAGAGGATCCATGCTA GGATCGGGCAGGGGGTTCCGGTGGTGGCACTGATCTTCGAAGGCGGGCCCAATGTGGTCCTCACGGTGCTGGAGTACTTGCAGGAGAGCCCTCCCGTGCCCGTGGTCGTGTGTGAAGGAACAGGCCGGGCTGCAGACATCCTCGCCTATGTCCACAAGCAGACTGAGGACGGAGG AGGCCTTCCTGATGGTATTGAAAGTGACATCATTTCAACCATCAAAAAAACCTTCAACTTCAGTCAGAGTGAAGCTGTGCACCTGTTCCAGGCACTGATGGAATGTATGAAGAGCAAAGAACTG atAACAGTCTTTCACATTGGGTCGGAGGACAGCCAGGACATTGATGTTGCAATATTAAAAGCACTGTTGAAAG GCACCAATGCATCTGCGTTTGACCAGCTGGTCCTCACGCTGGCCTGGGATCGAGTGGACATCGCTAAGAACCACGTGTTTGTCTACGGGCAGCAGTGGCTG GTGGGGTCGCTGGAGCAGGCCATGCTGGACGCCCTGGTGATGGACCGAGTGGATTTTGTCAAGCTCCTCATTGAGAACGGCGTCAGCATGCACAAGTTCCTCACCATCCCCCGTCTGGAAGAGCTCTACAACACG AAACAACCTCCAACAAATCCCACTCTGTTTCACCTTGTGCGAGATGTAAAACAG GGTAATCTCCCCCCAGATTACAAAGTCACGCTCATTGATGTGGGTCTGGTCATTGAGTACCTCATGGGTGGCACCTACAGATGCAACTATACTAGAAAGCGTTTTCGGATTGTTTACAACAACCTCCATGGAAACAACAGG CGGTCTGGGCGGCATTCCACTTCAAGCAGCGGGTCTCAGCTGCGAAGGAATCACGAGCCGTTCACTATCAGAGCAGACAAGAAGGAGAAGACCAGGCACAATCACTTCATTAAGACTGCGCAGCCTTACAAGCCCAAG CCTGAATCGTCAACTGAGCAGTCGAAGAAGAAGAGCAAAGAGGAGATTGTCGACATTGACGACCCCGAGACCCGGCGCTTTCCCTACCCTTTCAACGAGCTGCTGGTGTGGGCCGTGCTCATGAAGAGGCAGAAGATGTCCCTCTTCTTCTGGCAGCACGGGGAGGAGTCCATGGCCAAGGCCCTGGTGGCCAGCAAGCTGTGCCGTTCGATGGCCTACGAAGCCAAGAAGAGCGACGTCGTGGATGACACATCCGAGGAGCTCAAGGAGTATTCAAA TGAGTTTGGCACACTGGCTGTGGACCTGCTGGAGCAGTCCTTCAGACAAGATGAGACGATGGCGATGAAGCTGCTAACCTACGAGCTGAAGAACTGGAGTAACTCGACGTGCCTTAAGCTGGCTGTGTCCTCCAGGCTGCGGCCTTTCGTGGCTCACACCTGTACCCAGATGCTGCTGTCAGACATGTGGATGGGCAGGCTGAACATGAGAAAGAATTCCTGGTATAAG gtcattttaagtattttagtCCCACCTGCCATTCTTCTGCTGGAGTACAAGACAAAAGCAGAGATGTCTCACATCCCTCAGTCACAGGATGCTCATCAAATGACCATGGAGGACAGTGAGCACAACCTTCAGAACCCCTCTGAGGACATTCAGATG GACGTGTTCAGGGAAGTAAGGATCAATGACAACATCGAGGTGAAGAAAGAAACAGAAGTTCATGTGAGGCCAAGGAGGCTGCCGATCACCAGGAAATTCTACGCTTTCTATCACGCTCCCATTGTGAAGTTCTGGTTCAACACG CTGGCCTATCTGGGATTCTTGATGCTGTACACATATGTGGTTCTGGTGAAAATGCCAGAGTGGCCTTCTCCACAAGAGTGGATCGTCATCTGTTACATATTTACATCTGCCATTGAGAAGATACGTGAG ATATTTATGTCTGAAGCTGGGAAGATAGGGCAGAAGATAAAAGTTTGGTTCACCGACTATTTCAACATCTCAGACACCCTTGCAATCGTCACCTTCTTTGTTGGATTTGGACTGAGGTTCGGAAGTGGCAGTGTCATGATTGCTGGAAGAATAGTGTATTGCCTTAATATAATATTCTGGTATGTGCGGCTTCTAGACATCTTGGCTGTAAATCAGCAAGCTGGACCCTACGTGATGATGATTGGCAAAATG GTGGCCAACATGTTTTACATCGTTGTGATCATGGCAGTGGTGTTGCTGAGTTTCGGCGTTCCCAGGAAGGCTATCCTATACCCTGAAGAGGAGCCATCGTGGACCTTGGCGAAGGATGTCGTCTTTCAGCCCTATTGGATGATGTACGGTGAAGTGTATGCTTATGAGATCGATG CTTGTGCAAACAATAGTGAAGTAAAGCACCTTTGTCAAGCTGGAGTATGGATTACACCGTTCCTACAAGCAGTCTACCTCTTTGTTCAGTACATTCTCATGGTCAATCTGCTCATTGCCTTCTTCAA CAATGTTTATTTGCAAGTGAAGGCCATTTCCAATCTAGTTTGGAAGTACCAGCGGTACCACTTCATCATGGCATATCACGAGAAACctgttcttcctcctcctctgatCTTCTTCAGTCACCTGGTCTCCTTGTTCTCTGGCATTTGTAGGAAGAGGAAGAAGGGCCGTGGGACATATGGACCAA AACTCTTTCTGACAGAAGAAGACCAAAAGAAACTCCATGACTTTGAAGAGCAATGTGTAGAATCATACTTTCATGAAAAAGATGACCAGTTTCACTCGGGAAGTGAAGAAAGAATTAGGGTCACCTCAGACAG GGTTGAAAACATGTCCATCCAGCTGAAGGAAGTCGGCAACAGGGTGAACTTTATCAAGCGGTCCCTGAACTCCCTGGACTCTCAGATCGGACACCTCCAGGACCTGTCGGCTCTCACCGTGGACACTCTGAAAGCCCTCACCGCGCAGAGAGCCTCCGAAGCCAGCAAAGTCCACAACGAGATCACCAGGGAGCTCAGCGTTTCGAAGAACCTGGGACCAAACCTTATGGACATCAGTTCGCAGAAATCCTCTGTGTTCGTGAAGCGCAGCATAGGGGCGTACTTTGGGTCGTCCTTTGCGCAAGGTCCAGGGACGATCGCAGACTCCCTGTTTGGTGTGGGGGCACAGGCTGAGCGGCAGCCGGACACGGGCGGCCAGGGGCACGGCAAGGACCTCATCCCGAGTCCGGACAGGAAAACTGCAAACATTCCAGAGGCGGGCGCCTCAGGCAGTGCCTTACTCCGAAGTGCCACACCCCCTCCCGAGCTGCGGCTCAGGGGCCATCCCGTCGCCGAGAGGCAGCTGTCCCACCCGGATAACGCAAAGCGAGCCGATTCCCCAAACACTTCGCCCAAAGTTTCCTCCCCAACTGCAAAGTTTTTTGTAAGCACCCCGTCCCAGCCCGGTGGCTGTAGCCCCCAAGAGCCTTCTGCTGAAGGGCGACAAGCTTCCCCACCCGAGAGCTCTGGTGTTGAATTTGGGGCATTTGTTGGTAAGTATGGTGGCGCAAAGAGCATTTATCCTAGAGTTATTGTGTCCAGCTCTTCTCGTGCCGTCAGCTTGGCATGCCCTACCTCTACGCCTGCTTGCGTTGAAAGTGCAGGACACGTCAATCTTGCTTTTCGCGACGACGAGGCTAGTGAGGAAACCGACTGCGATGGGAGGGGCAGAGCTTGCAAATCCAAGTCTGAGCGTGCGGAGGTGGTGGCAGGCACTGGCTTCCGAAGGAGCAGCCCCTTGCCCGGGTGCGAGCTCGCAGGGGCTGTCCAGCTCTTTGGAAACGGGGGGCCCAAGCACAGAGCTGAAGCCGCAGAGGACGTCCAGCTGCGCGCTTTGGGAAAGCATAAGCAGACTGATAACGCTGACGGACCCAAAGGACTGCTGCAGAGGCTGCGGAGCTTGGCCAAACCTCGAG GACACAAAGATAGCCCTGACCTACAGAAACCTACAAAAGATGACACTACCAAAGTCAGTCATATGTCACCATCCAAGGGGACGAGAGACGTG AGTCATCCTGAGGGCCACATGAGAGCAGTCAATTCTTATGCAGGATTCACGGAGTTTGCCAGAAACCTTTCAGTACTCCACCCTGAATCAT CGCTGAGCAGGAGTGGcagagatcacagcagagtgtCAGCTGAAGACATTTGCTGCCACGAGGACCTGAAGGTTCCGGGGCTGCTG GATAGAGTACAAGGAAAGTCAGCACAAGCCAGCAGTCT AATTCCTGGGGAAGAAGCCTTAAACG ctaCATCATGTCTCTACTCCTCTAGACATGCACACCTCAGTGCCAGAAAAGACT cTGTTGGATCTCCTTTCAAGCCAACTTTGGATATAAGTTATCAATATTCAG CTGTGGAGCGAAATAATTTGATGCGGTTATCACAAAGCATTCCATTCACCCCAGTGCCGCCAAAAG GTGAGCCAGTCACTGTGTACCGTCTGGAGGAGAGCTCCCCCAACACCATCAACAACAGCATGTCGTCCTGGTCCCAGCGGGGGCTGTGCGCCAAGATCGAGTTCCTCAGCAAGGAAGAGATGGGAGGGGGCCTGCGGCGCGCCCTCAAGGTCATGTGCACCTGGTCGGAGTATGACATCCTGAAACCAGGACACCTGTACATAGTCAAGTCCTTCCTGCCAGAGGTCGTGAACACCTGGCAAAGTATCTACAAGGAAGATACTGTCCTGCATCTCTGTCTCAGG GAAATTCAGCAGCAAAGGGCAGCTCAGAAACTgacctttgcttttaaccaaaTGAAGCCGAAGACCATTCCATATTCTCCCAG GTTTCTGGAGGTTTTCTTGCTGTACTGCCACTCTGCTGGCCAGTGGTTTGCTATTGAGGAATGCATCACCGGGGAATTCAGGAAGTTCAACAACAACAATGGGGATGAGATAATTCCAACCAACCTGCTGGAAGAAACGATGCTTGCCTTCAGCCACTGGACTTATGAATACTCAAGAGGGGAGCTTCTGGTACTGGACTTGCAAG GTGTCGGGGAGATCCTGACCGATCCCTCAGTGATAAAAAGTGGAGAGAAAGG GTCTTACGACATGATTTTTGGTCCAGCAAACCTGGGGGATGATGCAATAAGAAACTTCCGAGCTAAACACCACTGTAATTCCTGCTGCAGGAAACTCAAACTGCCAG ATCTAAAGAGGGATGATTATACACCTGACAAGGTTACGTTACCCCAAGATGACACACCTGAGATTTCGATTCAGCCTGGGAGCAGTACCAAAGAACAAAAGCACTCTATTCGCCTGATGCTGTAA